One Proteinivorax tanatarense DNA segment encodes these proteins:
- a CDS encoding AAA family ATPase: MEEISINRLRSLVDIQQIKISPITVLVGKNSSGKSTFLRTFPLFKQSIARKTSEPILWFDEYGVDFGDFETAKNNVVKNDTIEFGFTFSIKKNKLIFRRSGFDFDDKDSINVELGVKKNYLADLLVCMADQKIKLEFKDKGQISKFTVNDESMITNDLRWDSNPFGLIPEIADERFITYNSQEFFRYKNQGFLPYKSQLVKLFLKKAHSSTKEETIRRAIANIVFGNKRNMYNAMIKSNFPNKLKENLKSLDIETSEFKQINNLLIAQEINHILDICNKLISKSIQSVKYMKPVRANAERYYRIQGLSVDEIDPSGDNIPMFLNNLTDSEKDKFEKWTQERFNLKFSISKKQGHVSMVMKDENTNQSYNLADTGYGYSQILPIIVLLWQAQRVKNRVRSYSLYRTVDSLIVIEQPELHLHPAFQAKLVDLFARIVQEASSHNKEIRFIIETHSETMVNRLGHLIAREFLSKDDVNVLLFDKVENYKTEIESMEFTENGALKNWPIGFFEPDAPRR; this comes from the coding sequence ATGGAAGAAATAAGTATTAATAGGCTCAGGTCGTTGGTAGATATTCAACAAATTAAAATTAGCCCAATAACCGTTTTAGTGGGAAAAAATAGTTCTGGAAAGAGTACCTTTCTTAGAACATTTCCCTTGTTTAAACAATCAATTGCAAGAAAGACTTCTGAACCTATATTGTGGTTTGACGAATATGGTGTAGATTTTGGTGACTTTGAAACTGCTAAAAACAATGTTGTAAAGAATGACACGATAGAGTTTGGTTTTACTTTTAGCATAAAAAAGAATAAATTAATCTTCAGGAGGTCGGGTTTTGATTTTGATGATAAAGATAGTATAAATGTTGAATTGGGGGTAAAAAAAAATTATTTAGCAGACCTTTTAGTTTGCATGGCAGACCAAAAGATTAAACTAGAGTTTAAAGATAAAGGGCAAATATCTAAATTTACTGTAAATGATGAATCAATGATCACTAATGATTTGAGGTGGGATTCGAACCCTTTTGGTTTGATTCCAGAGATAGCGGATGAAAGGTTTATAACATATAATAGCCAAGAATTTTTCAGGTATAAGAATCAAGGATTTTTACCCTATAAGAGTCAGTTAGTTAAACTCTTTTTAAAAAAAGCTCATAGTTCAACTAAAGAAGAAACTATTAGAAGAGCAATAGCAAACATAGTATTTGGAAATAAAAGAAATATGTATAATGCTATGATTAAAAGTAACTTTCCAAATAAGTTAAAAGAGAATCTGAAATCTCTAGACATAGAGACATCAGAGTTTAAGCAAATTAATAATTTGCTTATTGCACAAGAAATTAACCATATTCTAGATATATGTAATAAGTTGATTTCAAAATCAATTCAGTCAGTGAAATATATGAAGCCTGTAAGAGCAAATGCAGAAAGATATTATAGGATACAAGGTTTATCTGTAGACGAAATCGATCCTAGTGGTGATAATATCCCTATGTTTCTAAATAATTTAACAGATTCAGAAAAAGACAAATTCGAAAAGTGGACACAAGAGCGATTTAATCTTAAGTTTTCAATTTCTAAAAAGCAAGGGCATGTTTCGATGGTCATGAAAGACGAAAATACTAACCAAAGTTATAACTTAGCAGATACTGGTTATGGTTATTCTCAAATATTACCTATTATCGTATTATTATGGCAGGCGCAAAGAGTAAAAAATCGTGTTAGGTCCTATTCTCTCTATAGAACAGTAGATAGCTTAATTGTAATTGAGCAGCCTGAACTTCATTTGCATCCAGCTTTTCAAGCGAAATTAGTTGATCTTTTTGCGAGAATCGTTCAAGAAGCTAGTAGCCATAATAAAGAAATTCGTTTTATAATTGAAACTCATAGCGAGACCATGGTAAATAGATTGGGACACTTAATTGCAAGAGAATTTCTGAGTAAAGATGATGTTAATGTACTCTTATTTGATAAAGTAGAAAATTATAAAACTGAAATAGAGTCAATGGAGTTTACTGAAAATGGGGCGTTAAAAAATTGGCCAATTGGTTTTTTTGAACCAGATGCTCCAAGGAGGTAA
- a CDS encoding UPF0158 family protein, translating into MKRKTTFHCRRSQLLNSIQKRGAFRRFKDDIIRFGIADKWCKYKEEALKDIAIQWCKSHNVKYN; encoded by the coding sequence ATGAAGAGGAAAACTACATTCCATTGCCGTAGAAGTCAGTTATTAAACTCAATACAGAAAAGAGGAGCCTTCAGAAGATTTAAGGATGATATAATACGGTTTGGTATTGCAGATAAATGGTGTAAATATAAAGAAGAAGCTTTAAAAGATATAGCAATACAGTGGTGTAAAAGCCACAATGTTAAGTATAATTAG
- a CDS encoding M48 family metallopeptidase — protein sequence MEKHQVKYGEETIEFQLQRKDVKNVNLNIKPDTTVQVSANHKVPDDFIYNFVKGKGSWIKKQQKKFEKVAPQPQSEREYVSGESFKYLGKQYRLKVEQTDEIEQVKYLRGFIHLYVKDKTNHNKKAKLLQNWYRTKAKQTFQKSLDKMYPKVGKYGIKKPNLETRQMKARWGSALIETNIILINKDLIKAPKHCIDYVILHELLHFKNNNHNQDFYQTLNILMPDWEERKKILDEEVVREL from the coding sequence ATGGAAAAACATCAAGTAAAATACGGAGAAGAAACAATAGAGTTCCAACTGCAAAGAAAAGACGTCAAAAACGTAAACCTTAACATAAAGCCTGACACAACAGTACAAGTGTCCGCCAACCACAAAGTTCCAGATGACTTTATATACAACTTTGTAAAAGGCAAAGGTTCTTGGATAAAAAAGCAGCAGAAAAAATTTGAGAAAGTAGCTCCCCAGCCGCAAAGCGAACGGGAATACGTAAGCGGTGAATCCTTCAAATACCTAGGCAAACAATACCGACTAAAGGTAGAACAAACTGACGAAATCGAGCAAGTAAAATACTTAAGAGGCTTTATCCACCTATATGTAAAAGACAAAACCAACCACAACAAAAAAGCAAAACTACTCCAAAACTGGTACCGCACAAAAGCTAAACAAACCTTTCAAAAATCCCTAGATAAAATGTACCCCAAAGTAGGAAAATACGGCATAAAAAAACCAAACCTAGAAACCCGCCAAATGAAAGCCCGCTGGGGCTCAGCTCTAATAGAAACAAACATAATCCTAATAAACAAAGACCTAATAAAAGCCCCAAAACACTGCATAGACTACGTAATCCTACACGAACTACTACACTTCAAAAACAACAACCACAACCAAGACTTCTACCAAACCCTAAACATTCTAATGCCTGACTGGGAAGAACGGAAGAAGATACTAGATGAGGAAGTAGTGCGGGAGTTGTAG
- a CDS encoding UPF0158 family protein yields MSVVASLDEIVEAMELQSDDDSPYLSLKTGEVVVLSAEDIRHAENEEGIATLPDWQKDSVEIAQEVIKDEEENYIPLPSEFVIHEYSIMEAFCYNQEVNIRNQLLNSIQGRGAFRRFKDDIIRFGIADKWYKYKEEALKDIAIQWCKSHNIKYN; encoded by the coding sequence ATGAGCGTTGTGGCAAGTTTAGATGAGATTGTGGAAGCTATGGAGTTGCAAAGTGATGATGATAGTCCATATTTAAGTTTGAAAACGGGAGAAGTTGTGGTGTTATCTGCTGAAGATATTAGACATGCAGAAAATGAAGAAGGTATTGCAACACTGCCAGATTGGCAAAAAGATAGTGTTGAGATAGCACAAGAAGTTATAAAAGATGAAGAGGAAAACTACATTCCATTGCCGTCTGAGTTTGTAATACACGAGTATAGCATAATGGAAGCTTTTTGCTATAACCAAGAAGTGAACATAAGAAATCAGTTATTAAACTCAATACAGGGCAGAGGAGCCTTCAGAAGATTTAAGGATGATATAATACGGTTTGGTATTGCAGATAAATGGTATAAATATAAAGAAGAAGCTTTAAAAGATATAGCAATACAGTGGTGTAAAAGCCACAATATAAAGTATAATTAG
- a CDS encoding type I restriction endonuclease subunit R: MRYSSQSEENISQQPAIEVLQGLGYEYIAPEKAEQMRISMYSPFLNSVLEEKLKELNSFEYKGQQHSFSDGNIQKAIRDLDEPLTDGLVKTNEKIYESLMLGRSYTEYLPDGSIKSFTLKYIDWENIENNSFHIVEEFSVERETGDEMARPDIVLFINGIPFAVIECKKAAMGVAQGVEQTIRNQRNDYIPQLFKFVQLVMATNKNEVKYATCGTPKRFWSVWKEEHETWLNEHLQTLVTNRIATTQDKNIISLCHPKRLLELTKFFTVFDKDIKKICRYQQYFAIKEIIETIGTYDEAGNRQSGVIWHTQGSGKSLTMVMLAKYILSNLAKHSPKVVIVTDRVELDKQIHNTFNHTRLKASRARSGSHLVDLIDDNNADIITTLVHKFDTASQTSDAIESKDVFVLVDESHRTQYGELHTKMKRVFPNACYLGFTGTPLMKKEKNTMIKFGKLIHTYTIADGVKDKAILPLLYEGKMVEQTINQNAVDRKLEMITRHLNEKQKDEVMQKWSQYERIASSDQRIEMIAFDINKHFFDNYKTQGSQFKAMLATNSKIEAIRYFDAFEELGDLNTAVVISPPDKREGYDAVDEESKNKVINFWSKMMNRYGSEEAYEDAIKDEFVNGDEIDLLIVVDKLLTGFDAPKATVLYIDKPLKEHTLLQAIARVNRLHEGKDYGFIIDYRGLLERLDTAMEMYSGAGLENFDPEDLKGALHDVISVIGSLRQYHSELMDIFAPIKNKGDSEEYEVLLADEELREDFYEVLSKFGRNLGIALESEKIYDAIGQKELNKYKKDLKFFQSLRKTVKLRYSDTVDHKEYEAKMQKIMDQYISSEDIMRITNPVDILNEKDFEDELDRLGSKRAKADAIQSRLTKSINAKWDENPAHYKKFSQRLQDILDEYRERRISEKEYFEKMKDLMNDYRQGEPTDDYPETIKKNKSAQAFYGVTKEVVLDNKESNINYDAIGKLALEVDKIIQKYAKVDWKNNPEVHNRIEQEVDDLIFDFTEEQGIDLSVDEIDKLLEQVKKIAQRRY; the protein is encoded by the coding sequence TTGAGATATTCAAGTCAAAGCGAAGAAAATATAAGCCAGCAGCCTGCTATTGAAGTGCTGCAAGGTTTGGGGTATGAGTATATAGCTCCCGAAAAAGCAGAGCAGATGCGAATTAGTATGTATAGCCCTTTTCTCAACTCAGTTCTAGAAGAAAAACTAAAAGAGTTAAATTCCTTTGAGTACAAAGGACAGCAGCACTCTTTTAGCGATGGTAACATTCAAAAAGCTATCAGGGACTTAGACGAGCCCCTTACTGACGGCCTTGTCAAAACCAACGAAAAAATATACGAATCTTTAATGCTGGGTCGCAGTTATACAGAGTACCTGCCCGATGGATCTATCAAATCTTTTACCCTCAAATACATAGACTGGGAAAATATCGAAAACAACTCATTTCATATAGTAGAGGAATTTTCCGTAGAGCGAGAAACAGGGGATGAAATGGCACGGCCGGATATCGTTCTGTTCATTAACGGTATTCCTTTTGCTGTTATTGAGTGCAAAAAGGCAGCTATGGGTGTAGCCCAAGGTGTAGAGCAAACTATCCGTAATCAGCGCAATGACTATATTCCACAACTTTTTAAGTTTGTTCAGCTAGTTATGGCAACAAATAAGAACGAAGTAAAATATGCCACCTGTGGCACCCCAAAAAGATTTTGGTCTGTGTGGAAAGAAGAGCATGAAACGTGGCTCAACGAACATTTACAAACCCTAGTCACCAACCGAATCGCCACCACTCAAGACAAAAACATCATCTCCCTATGTCATCCAAAGCGTTTGTTGGAGCTAACTAAATTTTTTACTGTCTTTGATAAAGACATAAAGAAAATATGTCGCTATCAACAATACTTTGCCATAAAGGAAATTATAGAAACAATAGGAACCTACGACGAAGCGGGCAACCGCCAAAGCGGGGTTATTTGGCATACCCAAGGCTCTGGCAAAAGTTTAACAATGGTAATGCTAGCTAAATATATTTTATCTAACCTTGCTAAACACAGCCCTAAGGTTGTAATTGTTACAGACAGGGTGGAGCTAGACAAGCAAATTCATAACACCTTTAACCACACAAGGCTAAAAGCTAGCCGAGCAAGATCTGGATCACACCTAGTAGATCTTATCGATGATAACAATGCCGACATTATAACCACATTGGTCCACAAGTTTGACACAGCATCCCAAACCAGCGACGCCATAGAATCAAAAGATGTTTTTGTGCTGGTAGATGAAAGTCACAGAACCCAGTATGGAGAGCTGCACACCAAAATGAAAAGGGTATTTCCAAATGCCTGCTATTTAGGTTTTACCGGAACCCCCCTTATGAAAAAAGAAAAAAACACCATGATAAAATTTGGCAAGCTAATCCACACCTACACCATAGCCGATGGGGTCAAAGACAAAGCTATCTTACCGCTGTTATATGAAGGCAAGATGGTGGAGCAAACAATTAACCAAAACGCTGTAGACAGGAAACTAGAAATGATTACCCGACATCTTAACGAAAAGCAAAAAGATGAGGTTATGCAAAAATGGTCCCAGTATGAAAGAATAGCATCGTCGGACCAGCGGATAGAAATGATAGCCTTTGACATTAACAAACACTTCTTTGACAACTACAAAACTCAAGGCTCACAGTTTAAAGCTATGCTAGCTACAAACAGCAAAATCGAAGCCATTCGCTACTTTGATGCCTTTGAAGAGTTAGGAGATTTAAACACTGCTGTGGTAATATCCCCACCGGATAAGCGAGAGGGATACGATGCCGTAGATGAAGAATCCAAAAACAAAGTTATTAACTTTTGGAGCAAAATGATGAACCGCTATGGCAGCGAAGAAGCTTATGAAGATGCCATAAAAGACGAGTTTGTAAATGGCGATGAAATAGATCTGTTAATAGTGGTTGATAAGCTACTAACAGGCTTTGATGCCCCTAAAGCTACAGTGCTATATATCGATAAGCCCCTAAAAGAGCATACACTCCTACAAGCTATAGCAAGAGTAAACCGCCTCCATGAAGGAAAGGATTACGGTTTTATCATAGACTACAGAGGTCTACTTGAAAGGCTGGACACCGCCATGGAGATGTACTCCGGCGCTGGCCTAGAAAACTTTGATCCCGAAGATTTAAAGGGAGCACTACATGATGTAATCAGTGTAATAGGTTCTTTAAGACAATACCACTCAGAGCTTATGGATATATTTGCACCAATAAAGAACAAAGGAGACAGTGAAGAGTATGAAGTGCTGCTAGCTGACGAAGAACTGCGAGAAGATTTTTACGAAGTCCTTAGTAAATTTGGCCGTAACCTAGGTATAGCGTTAGAATCGGAAAAAATTTACGATGCCATAGGACAAAAAGAGCTAAACAAATACAAAAAAGATCTAAAGTTCTTCCAAAGTCTTAGAAAGACCGTAAAACTTCGCTACTCCGACACCGTAGACCACAAAGAATACGAAGCAAAGATGCAAAAAATAATGGACCAGTATATATCCTCAGAAGATATCATGAGGATAACCAATCCAGTAGATATCCTAAACGAAAAAGACTTTGAAGATGAGCTAGACCGTCTAGGTTCAAAAAGGGCTAAAGCAGATGCCATCCAATCAAGGCTTACAAAAAGCATAAACGCCAAATGGGATGAAAACCCCGCCCACTATAAAAAGTTTTCACAAAGACTACAGGATATACTAGACGAGTACAGAGAACGCCGCATATCAGAAAAAGAATACTTTGAAAAAATGAAGGACCTTATGAATGACTACCGCCAAGGCGAGCCCACTGATGACTATCCAGAGACCATAAAGAAAAATAAATCAGCCCAAGCTTTTTACGGAGTAACAAAAGAAGTGGTCCTAGACAATAAAGAAAGTAATATTAACTATGATGCAATAGGAAAGCTGGCACTAGAAGTGGATAAAATTATTCAAAAGTATGCCAAAGTAGACTGGAAAAACAACCCCGAAGTCCATAACCGCATAGAACAAGAAGTAGATGACCTAATATTTGATTTTACTGAAGAACAAGGCATTGATTTAAGCGTAGATGAAATAGATAAACTACTAGAACAAGTTAAAAAAATAGCTCAAAGACGTTACTAG
- a CDS encoding transposase — translation MKKYKQISFANFNQEFDELLKSKQPTLIELFSDFLEVDEIIPASFYDAYYSSLGRNRDYSLSSMISALILQKILSLPHTKTLLNILALSKELRDFCGFDDKLPDPAQFTRFKQNFLPHIEQMFHNLVDDTEALCHDINDDLADILISDTTGFEAFVKENNPKFYETLLTSAKKYAKIENSVNPHSLAASKMPKMASANNEFKLSHLNGHFGYYLKTNVVTNGLGIVRHIDFYDLDLETISPELKDEYDSKTLIPVLENFFKKHPLLKYKYFLGDAGFDSYDNYRYLYCDKNMIPIIPLNQRRKSDLPSSGFTDDGTPTCPHDSSLKMNYDGVAREKGRADRVKFKCPKSKKKRVNGKQKSTLDCQNPCTSSSYGRVTYVPIHKNYRLNCAIPRDSEKWSNLYKVRTICERAIAQLKHSMSLRSSKLYNTKTLKADILLAAITQLTALTVLHRANNTSAPMSIKNLVA, via the coding sequence ATGAAAAAATACAAACAAATTTCTTTTGCTAACTTTAACCAAGAATTTGATGAGCTGTTAAAATCTAAGCAACCTACCTTAATTGAGCTATTTAGCGATTTCTTAGAAGTGGATGAAATCATCCCGGCTTCGTTTTATGATGCTTACTATTCATCGTTAGGTAGAAATAGAGACTATTCTTTGTCGTCTATGATATCTGCTTTAATCTTGCAAAAGATTCTCTCATTACCCCACACTAAAACTCTTCTAAACATTCTAGCTCTTTCCAAAGAGTTAAGAGATTTTTGTGGGTTTGACGATAAGTTGCCTGATCCAGCTCAATTCACTCGTTTTAAACAGAATTTTCTACCACACATTGAGCAGATGTTTCATAATTTAGTGGATGATACTGAGGCTTTATGTCATGATATCAATGATGATCTAGCTGACATCTTAATCTCTGATACCACGGGGTTTGAGGCCTTTGTTAAAGAAAATAACCCTAAGTTTTATGAAACGCTTCTAACCAGTGCAAAAAAGTATGCTAAAATTGAAAACTCTGTTAACCCTCATTCTCTTGCCGCAAGTAAGATGCCTAAAATGGCGTCTGCTAATAACGAGTTTAAGCTATCTCATTTAAACGGACACTTTGGCTATTATCTTAAAACAAACGTTGTTACTAACGGGCTTGGCATTGTTAGACATATAGATTTTTATGATTTAGACTTAGAAACCATTTCTCCTGAATTAAAAGATGAGTATGATTCTAAAACTCTTATTCCCGTTTTAGAAAACTTTTTCAAAAAGCACCCTCTTTTAAAGTACAAGTACTTTCTTGGAGATGCTGGTTTTGACTCTTACGATAATTATCGCTATCTTTATTGCGATAAGAATATGATCCCAATTATTCCTTTAAACCAAAGGCGTAAATCTGACTTGCCATCTTCAGGCTTTACAGATGATGGCACCCCTACATGCCCTCACGATAGTTCATTAAAAATGAATTATGATGGTGTTGCCAGAGAAAAAGGAAGGGCTGATAGGGTTAAATTTAAGTGTCCTAAATCTAAAAAAAAAAGAGTAAATGGTAAGCAAAAAAGCACTTTAGATTGTCAAAACCCTTGTACTTCTTCCTCTTATGGTCGTGTAACTTATGTGCCTATACACAAAAACTATAGACTTAATTGTGCTATCCCCAGAGACTCTGAGAAATGGAGTAACTTATATAAGGTTAGAACAATATGTGAAAGAGCTATTGCCCAGCTTAAACACTCTATGTCTCTTAGATCCTCTAAGCTTTATAATACCAAGACTTTAAAAGCTGATATATTATTAGCGGCTATTACGCAGCTTACTGCGTTAACTGTTCTGCATAGAGCGAACAACACATCAGCACCTATGTCAATTAAAAACCTTGTAGCATAG
- a CDS encoding Abi family protein: MKPFKTYRQQLRILRSRGLTVQNGSRAMRILEKENYYALINGYKDLFLQKHENGTPITPESYKEKASIEEIYSLYCFDRDLRSIVLKELLKFESSIKSKLSYHFSKTYTESNAYLNMLSYSRDPKKLKQILQLISVITNVISKQSSKNNPIKHYLDNHDGVPLWVLVKYLTLGNIQNFYECLDDKIQNDIAKEFSHCFQREHRTKIHFTPSMLTNILKTATLFRNVCAHEERLYNFKLHKPSKYADIARSIKLREKTISTGNLFSIIAFLKLVTPKNEYKSLLKNLENLFNKYENKFISVNICEILKTMGFNTHWKINLS, encoded by the coding sequence TTGAAACCTTTCAAAACCTATAGGCAGCAGCTAAGGATTCTTAGAAGTAGAGGCTTGACTGTTCAGAATGGTTCAAGAGCTATGAGGATTTTAGAAAAAGAAAATTATTATGCGCTTATTAACGGTTATAAAGATCTGTTCTTACAAAAACACGAAAATGGCACCCCTATTACTCCTGAGTCATATAAAGAAAAAGCGTCTATCGAGGAGATTTATTCTCTATATTGTTTCGATCGAGATCTTAGGAGCATTGTACTTAAAGAGTTATTAAAATTCGAAAGCAGCATAAAATCTAAGCTTTCATATCACTTTTCAAAAACATACACTGAATCGAACGCCTACTTAAATATGTTAAGTTATTCTAGAGACCCAAAAAAACTTAAACAAATTTTACAATTGATTTCTGTTATAACCAATGTCATCTCTAAGCAATCTAGCAAAAACAACCCTATTAAACATTATTTAGATAACCATGATGGGGTTCCATTGTGGGTCTTGGTTAAGTATTTAACACTAGGAAATATACAAAATTTTTATGAATGTCTTGATGATAAAATACAAAACGATATTGCCAAGGAATTTTCACATTGCTTCCAGCGTGAGCATAGAACGAAAATCCATTTTACTCCTAGTATGCTAACCAATATCCTAAAAACTGCAACCTTGTTTAGAAATGTATGCGCACATGAAGAACGTCTATATAACTTTAAGTTACATAAGCCTTCTAAATATGCCGATATTGCACGTTCCATAAAATTAAGAGAAAAAACTATTAGTACAGGAAATCTTTTTTCAATTATTGCCTTTTTAAAGTTAGTAACCCCAAAAAATGAATATAAGTCATTATTAAAGAACTTAGAAAACCTTTTCAATAAGTATGAGAATAAATTTATATCAGTTAATATATGTGAAATTCTTAAAACTATGGGATTCAATACCCATTGGAAAATAAATTTAAGTTAA
- a CDS encoding DUF3800 domain-containing protein has protein sequence MIFYLDECFNTGNNWNDKSQPYFTYGGWIISEDNLEKANSIVKSFAEKHQGELKSKSFASHKGIKKVINLSKELMSKSNAVPYFVCFEKNYLIACKVVELFFDCQTNCKVNGYLTFPNEFEYFKIISNTEGINVSYENAKKYLPPIKMTKKALADIISTDQRLCTYIGDIINDENIHSECIYNIIEKLESLFYKQGFEQISNIFKIENFDAKKIYEELIGEELKDTTGIKVSKKSILVQPSLYEMIQNLRNHYRNLRLVVDTLGIQDSQFAEISERLEVPIEVVEESENEFMILASDLLVGHVARLVKNIIDNSNFVGESDIELLKSTITEKNSVFEHQSSIWHLKFSEKSGKKILEKLGYQLNDNGTNQILKDSFHLFRK, from the coding sequence ATGATTTTTTATTTAGATGAATGTTTTAACACAGGTAATAATTGGAATGACAAAAGTCAACCATACTTTACTTATGGGGGGTGGATAATTTCTGAAGATAATCTAGAAAAAGCTAATTCTATAGTTAAAAGTTTTGCGGAAAAGCATCAAGGTGAGCTGAAGTCTAAAAGTTTTGCATCTCATAAAGGAATAAAAAAAGTGATTAATTTATCAAAAGAGTTAATGTCAAAGAGTAATGCTGTTCCATATTTTGTGTGCTTTGAGAAAAATTACTTGATAGCTTGCAAAGTAGTAGAATTATTTTTTGATTGTCAGACTAATTGTAAAGTGAATGGCTACCTTACTTTTCCTAATGAATTTGAATATTTTAAAATAATAAGTAATACAGAAGGTATTAATGTATCGTATGAAAATGCAAAGAAATATTTACCGCCAATCAAAATGACTAAAAAAGCCTTGGCTGATATAATAAGTACAGATCAAAGATTGTGTACTTACATTGGAGATATTATTAATGATGAAAATATTCATAGTGAATGTATTTACAATATAATAGAGAAGCTTGAATCACTTTTCTATAAACAAGGCTTTGAACAAATATCTAACATTTTTAAAATTGAGAATTTCGACGCGAAAAAAATATACGAAGAATTAATCGGGGAAGAATTGAAAGATACCACGGGAATAAAGGTTTCAAAAAAATCTATTTTGGTACAACCATCCCTGTATGAAATGATACAGAATTTAAGAAATCATTATAGAAATTTAAGACTTGTGGTAGACACATTGGGAATACAAGACAGTCAGTTTGCGGAAATAAGTGAGCGTCTTGAAGTGCCGATAGAAGTTGTAGAGGAATCAGAAAATGAATTCATGATATTGGCTTCAGATTTATTAGTAGGGCATGTTGCTAGATTAGTTAAGAATATTATAGATAATTCCAACTTTGTTGGAGAATCTGATATTGAACTATTGAAAAGTACTATTACAGAAAAAAATAGTGTTTTTGAACATCAATCTTCAATATGGCATTTAAAATTTTCCGAGAAAAGTGGAAAAAAAATTCTTGAAAAGTTAGGGTATCAACTTAATGATAATGGTACTAATCAGATACTTAAAGACAGCTTCCACTTGTTCAGAAAGTAG
- a CDS encoding helicase-related protein translates to MLSIISYFADAEYDLLEKYVRALNTNEATDPKYNKTVELLREKNWIERGTIIFSQYFDTAKWVAEKLSNDFSGECIGLYAGGEKSGLFEDGIFKKKDKEVLKAMVKNRELRILVGTDSASEGLNLQTLGCPINLDLPWNPTRLEQRKGRIQRIGQMYDTAQIFNMRYEDSVEDRVHSLLSSRLKNIFSVSGQLPDVLEDAWINIAVGEKALEIIDNVPEKHPFENRYNKGVKHIDWESCSEVLDKKEKRKYLARGW, encoded by the coding sequence ATGTTAAGTATAATTAGTTATTTTGCAGATGCTGAATACGATCTTCTAGAAAAATATGTTAGAGCACTTAATACAAATGAGGCAACAGATCCTAAGTATAACAAGACAGTAGAACTTTTAAGAGAAAAGAATTGGATAGAGCGGGGAACAATAATTTTTTCTCAATATTTCGATACAGCTAAATGGGTAGCAGAGAAACTATCTAATGACTTTAGCGGGGAATGTATAGGATTATATGCAGGGGGAGAAAAGTCTGGGCTCTTTGAAGATGGTATCTTTAAAAAAAAAGATAAAGAAGTTTTAAAGGCTATGGTAAAAAATAGAGAACTAAGAATTTTAGTAGGTACAGACTCCGCCAGCGAAGGGCTAAACTTACAAACACTGGGCTGCCCAATTAACCTTGACTTACCCTGGAACCCAACTAGGCTAGAACAAAGAAAAGGGAGAATCCAAAGAATTGGTCAAATGTACGATACAGCACAAATTTTTAATATGAGATATGAAGATTCAGTAGAGGATAGAGTACATAGTCTACTTTCATCTCGACTAAAGAACATCTTCAGTGTGTCCGGACAGCTGCCAGATGTCTTAGAAGATGCTTGGATAAATATAGCAGTTGGAGAAAAAGCTCTAGAGATAATAGACAACGTCCCAGAAAAGCACCCATTTGAAAATAGATACAACAAAGGAGTAAAACACATAGACTGGGAAAGCTGCTCTGAAGTATTGGACAAAAAAGAGAAAAGAAAATACTTGGCTAGAGGTTGGTAG